The Agromyces atrinae genome window below encodes:
- a CDS encoding CotH kinase family protein, producing the protein MTITTRIRYRAGLLAAGSLLVVGSLAGCTAITPTTDASSTAVSAVDLQTTGDFWDSGTVHTISVELSDDALDEALSTYLDSGEKVWVSGTVTIDGETFENIGLKLKGNSSLRGASVDSDPVTLPWIIRLDEFVDGQNLDGETEFVVRGNSSESSLNEAVALDLLDASGLAAEQAVATRFSVNGSDATLRLVVQNPGEEWVDQVFGTDGLLYKADSRGDYSYRGDDAAAYTDVFTQKAGDDDLTPLIDFLQFINESDDETFAAELGEHLDVESFATYLAFQDLVDNFDDISGPGNNSYLYYDPATGLMEVVNWDLNLAFGSSPGDGGGQEGAGQGGAGQGGAAPGSAAQGGARDGQGGMPVGDDTRGAGAAPGGAAGGMDSSNVLAERFLADPGFSALYDAAVAELQSSLVDSGQASAIIDAWVAVLGDQASDLIGVSTLESEAAGIRAYVE; encoded by the coding sequence ATGACGATCACCACACGCATCCGATACCGCGCCGGGCTCCTCGCCGCCGGCTCCCTCCTCGTCGTCGGCTCCCTCGCGGGCTGCACCGCGATCACCCCGACGACCGACGCATCATCGACCGCCGTCTCGGCCGTCGACCTCCAGACGACAGGCGACTTCTGGGATTCGGGCACGGTGCACACCATCTCGGTCGAGCTCTCGGACGACGCTCTCGACGAAGCCCTCTCGACCTACCTCGACTCGGGGGAAAAGGTCTGGGTGAGCGGCACGGTCACGATCGACGGCGAGACGTTCGAGAACATCGGCCTGAAGCTCAAGGGCAACTCGAGCCTCCGCGGCGCGAGCGTCGACAGCGACCCCGTGACGCTGCCGTGGATCATCCGCCTCGACGAGTTCGTCGACGGGCAGAACCTCGACGGCGAGACCGAGTTCGTCGTGCGCGGCAACAGCTCGGAGTCATCCCTCAACGAGGCCGTCGCCCTCGACCTGCTCGATGCGTCGGGGCTCGCCGCCGAGCAAGCCGTCGCCACGCGCTTCTCGGTCAACGGGTCGGACGCGACGCTCCGGCTCGTCGTGCAGAACCCCGGTGAGGAGTGGGTCGACCAGGTCTTCGGCACGGACGGGCTGCTCTACAAGGCCGACAGCAGGGGCGATTACAGCTACCGGGGCGACGACGCGGCGGCCTACACCGACGTCTTCACGCAGAAGGCGGGCGACGACGACCTGACGCCGCTCATCGACTTCCTGCAGTTCATCAACGAGTCCGATGACGAGACCTTCGCCGCCGAACTCGGAGAGCACCTCGACGTCGAATCGTTCGCGACCTACCTCGCCTTCCAGGACCTCGTCGACAACTTCGACGACATCTCGGGGCCGGGCAACAACTCGTACCTCTACTACGACCCGGCGACGGGCCTCATGGAGGTCGTCAACTGGGACCTGAACCTCGCGTTCGGATCATCCCCGGGCGACGGGGGTGGGCAGGAGGGCGCGGGTCAGGGTGGCGCGGGTCAGGGCGGTGCGGCTCCGGGTAGCGCGGCTCAGGGCGGTGCGCGGGACGGGCAGGGCGGGATGCCGGTGGGCGACGACACCCGCGGGGCAGGCGCCGCGCCGGGTGGTGCTGCCGGCGGCATGGACTCGTCGAACGTGCTCGCCGAGCGGTTCCTCGCCGACCCCGGCTTCAGCGCGCTCTACGACGCCGCGGTCGCCGAACTGCAATCGAGTCTCGTCGACTCAGGGCAGGCGAGCGCGATCATCGACGCGTGGGTCGCGGTGCT